A part of Plasmodium sp. gorilla clade G2 genome assembly, chromosome: 8 genomic DNA contains:
- a CDS encoding rifin PIR protein, putative codes for MKVHYIDILLLKLILNILTHNHRNHEIISNIQTTRLLCECDIYTSIYDNDPEMKLVIQQFNNRTAQRFKEYDERVIQNRQKCKEQCNKDIQEIILKDKIEKELKDKISALETNISTEDIPTCVCEKSMANKTEKFCLNCGKNMGAIAPWWSLVCGVGYAGWTHYTATTLVKIATEAGIKKGIEVGLAKVTEIIKNIIFNLTPDQIPPITVGEVMTAGNFSDGVTLHGIVKALHSPMFAKYDDGSTALFSTYVQNFVKNPRLLNQYGTESTAIANAFTQGKVEAESAAASTTSILHTTIIASVVAIVVIVLVMLIIYLILRYRKKNKMKKKLQYIKLLKD; via the exons atgaaagtccattatattgatattttgttattaaaaCTTATACTAAATATTTTG acTCATAATCACAGGAACCATGAGATCATATCCAATATACAAACCACCAGGCTATTATGCGAGTGCGACATATATACGTCCATTTATGATAATGACCCCGAAATGAAATTAGTGATTCAACAATTTAATAATCGCACGGCACAACGTTTTAAAGAATATGACGAACGCGTGATCCAAAACAGACAAAAATGTAAAGAACAGTGCAATAAAGATATCcaagaaattattttaaaagataaaatcgaaaaagaattaaaggACAAAATAAGTGCATTGGAAACAAATATAAGTACTGAAGATATACCTACATGTGTGTGCGAGAAATCGATGGCTAACAAAACAGAGAAATTTTGTCTGAATTGTGGGAAAAATATGGGAGCAATTGCGCCCTGGTGGAGTTTGGTATGTGGTGTAGGGTATGCGGGATGGACGCATTATACTGCTACTACTCTTGTTAAAATTGCTACAGAGGCGGGTATTAAAAAAGGTATAGAAGTAGGTTTGGCTAAAGTCacagaaataataaaaaatataatatttaaccTTACACCTGATCAAATACCTCCAATTACCGTTGGAGAAGTGATGACTGCGGGGAACTTTTCTGATGGAGTAACACTTCATGGTATAGTTAAAGCTCTACATAGTCCTATGTTCGCGAAATATGATGACGGGTCGACTGCTTTATTTTCCACTTACGTACAAAATTTTGTTAAAAATCCTCGACTTCTTAATCAATATGGCACGGAGTCAACAGCAATTGCAAATGCCTTTACTCAAGGTAAAGTTGAAGCAGAAAGTGCAGCAGCCTCTACAACTAGTATATTACATACAACTATTATTGCTTCCGTTGTTGCAATAGTAGTTATAGTTTTGGTTATgcttataatttatttgattttacGTTatcgaaaaaaaaacaaaatgaagaagaaattacaatacataaaattattaaaggaTTAA